TTATATTCGCAATTTTTTTCTTCTACGGATGGTTAATGAGGGGGGAGGGGTAAAAGTCCACCTTGCCGGGGGTGTggcacagagcccagcacagcagaccaCTCAAACCACCGCCATCTCGGATttccaagaaaatggttttaagaccagtacagaacagctacagagttatacagcagagaaacagatccttcggtccaactagtctatgctgactatgttctcaaacccaactagtcccatctgccagtgattggcccatatacctcccagtcatgtacttttccaaatgtcttttaaacattgtcactgtacatgcatccactacttcctctggacacccatcccacacacaaaccactcactgtgtgaaaaaaaatggaGCTcttcgtgtctttttaaaatctttcttctctccccttcaaactttgctccctaatcttgaaagccccaccctaggaaaaggaCACCTGCCTTTCACctcatctgtacccctcatgatattataatcctctgtaaggtcacctctcaatctcctctgctccagtgaaagaaatcccagtctccactgCCTGCAGGTATATTCATGTTCAGTTATGATGTGTTCGgtgttggtgcaggctcaaatggccaactcctgctcccaattctcacaCTCTGTGTCCAAGACAGCATTGGGAAAGGGGAGGGATAGATatcttgtttgtttttatttttaaaatgcacttgATTCCACAAATAAATGCAACAGGTACAAGTACAGCACATGCAGTATTCCTCATTGCAGCTTCAAGGTTTTGTGTCCTCTTCTTCCGTGTTGGCTCCAGCACATTCGGCTTcctcccacccccgcccccaatcCCCGCCCTGAGCCATTGATGCTTCCATTCTATAAAATAAAGAGAGggatgggtagggtaaatagacaaggtcttttctctgggagtgTAGAACTATACAGtagtaggtttagggtgaggtggCCCGGGGAGGAGGCGagggatttaaaaggaacctaaggggcaattcatgcagaagatggcgCGTGtaaggaaagagctgccagaggaagtagtagatgctGGTATAATCAtgacacatttaaaaggcatctggataggtttatgaataggaagagtttagagggttatgggccaaatgctggcaaatgagaccagattcggtgaggatatctggtcagcatagaccatttggaccaaaggacctgtttctgtgctgtatatctagaTGACTCTGGCTTGCCAGTCTGTTCAATTTCTCTGTGGTGTCATAGCCTTGGTGTCTCATTCCAAAACTCCCCACCCCTGTGGGGGCaggttaaccattttgtgtctgattGGTTGTCAAGAAGCTGCTTTGCAGGTTCATCCTGAATTTACACACGAAATTTTTGCTTCCAAAAATCAGACCGGCTCACACTCAACAGTATCCCAATGTCGTGGAAGATATTAATtttcaggtggaggtatccaaaattcagagaggtgtcagttgtgactgttttgcttttctgtccctgtcagatcctgaatcagcactttCAGGAGAATTAGAATGGAgtgagaacgagggagagagagagagagagagagagtggaatggtgctttcagttttgtggaataacaaaacaaaagaatgttctgcagaaagtagaattgcttgttctgaatttctactctggactgacagtgatgacttttgtaatctcttttcagAGTATTTGATCTGAAgatgaagtttcaaaatcaacagatgaagggcttatgcctgaaccattgactctcctgctcctcggatgctgcctgacccgcagtttttgactctgattctccagcatttgtgagtcactcaatccatcaggaCTGCAACGATGTTCGACCTTGATCCaattggttcctgtttcagtacgttttcagcatcagtgggactggaagaGAGACCCGACTGTTGCAGCAACGCACggagtgtggagcctgaaacagttaactggcctggaaagaggaattcaaggCTGGGAGAGGACATACACGCGTTTGTGTGCAACTGTagctttggccatggagaaaccatggaagtgtggcgactgcggGAAAGGTttccgtgtcccgtctgccctggagacacatcggcgcagtcacaccagggagaagccattctcctgtcctgagtgcgggaaggccttcagtgattcctctgccctgctgaggcaccggcgagtgcacacaggggagaggcccttcagctgccctgagtgcaggaagagcttcagcgattcctccgccCGGCTGAGGCACTTGCGGgtgcacacaggggagaggcccttcagctgcctcaagtgtgggaaggccttcaacgATTCCTCCGCCCTGATAAGGCACCAGCGGctgcacacaggggagaggcccttccgcTGCCCTGATTGTGGGAAGGTGTTCACTCGCTCCTCCCACCTCGTGattcaccagcgggtccacaccggtgAGAAGCCCTTCCCCTGCCCCaaatgtgggaaggccttcagcgattcctctgacctgctggcccaccggcgggtccacactggcgagaggccattcacctgctctgtctgCGGGAAGTGCTTCACATGCTCttccgacctgctgaagcaccagcgtgtccacactggggaaaggccctacagctgctctgagtgtgggaagggctttacccaggcatCCCACTTGCTGACACACCggtgggtccacactggggagaggccgttcacctgcctcgagtgcgggaagggctttgctGTCTCCTCCAGTCTACTgacgcaccagcgggtccacactggagagaggccgtttgcctgccctgagtgtgggcaGAGGTTCACAATGTCCTGCAGTTTGAACAAGCACCAGCGGAGGCACCAATGCTCCCAACAATCAGATTCTGCCGGTAACGCTGCTGAGGGTCACCCCCAGGACTGAACCTCCTGCCCTTTCTGACAGTGGGGGTAGTGGAAGAGTTGGTAGGCTTTTTTGTTTTCTactgggggagtggagggggttggggaggtggctcagtggttcgcactgctgcctcatagcgccagggacccagatttgattctatcctcagggtaactgtctgtgtggagtttgcatttaattccccccagtgtctgcgtgggtttcctttgcgtGTTCCAGTGTCTTCCCAAAGTCCAAACGTGCACATGTTTGggcgaattggccaagctaaacagtcccacagtgttcaggaatgtgtagatgtGCTGCATTAGTTCGGGGTAAGTGCAGAgtgatagggtaggagaatgtgtctggatgagttactcttcatAGGGTCGGTCtgaacttgttgggcagaagggcccgtttccacactgtagtgattgtatgattccatgaacaTTTCTTCCAGTGGGCACTGCTGCTCATTGAGCCCGGGACCCGCACGAACCTAAGACcattggagcagaagttaggaTATTTtgacccatcgaatctgctccagcatttgttagagacaaaataaaaaactgcagatgctggaatctaaaatagCCAAGCAGGGGCTGggcacaacaaggcaggcagcaccaggaggtggagaagtcagcattTCAGGGATTATCCctcaggactgaagaagggttctACCCGAAGCGTTGACATCTccatcagaaatgatttaccaggatattgtcagaactagaggacataggtttagagtgagaggggaaagatttaaaagggaccgaaaaGGAAAacgtttcatgcagagtgtggtgcgtgtatggaataagctgccagaggaagtggaggaggctggtagaattacagaatttaaaagacatttggttggagacgtgaatagaaagggttagagggatttgggccaagtgctagcaaatgggactagattaatttagaatatctggtcagcgtggacgagttggactgaaggatctgtttctgcgctgtacctctctatgaccaCCGGTCCTAATGTAAGTTTAGAACTGAGTAACTTTGCATAATTCAATCTTGTTGAATTCACCTCCTGAAAGGTTTCAAATGAACCCCTCCAAGCGATATGATTTAACTACATCAAGTTGGATAAagtatcccatcaagttcaacaTGAATGCGCAGTtgaagaagtcagaagtcacacaacaccaggttacagtccaacaggtttatttgaaatcccaagctttaggagcattgctccttcatcagtgctgctccttcatcacttcacctgatgaaggaacagtgctccgaaagctcctGAATTCAAATCAATCTACTGGGAttctcacctggtgttgtgtgacttctgacctgtcCACCCCCTGCACCTCTGCATCAGAGTTGACAAATGAGATCAGATTTTATTCAGCATGATTTAGTGAGATATTCACCTGGAtgtccttatgcctgaaacatcgattctcctgctcctcgggtgctgcctgacctgctgtgcttttccagcaccatactctcaactctgatctccagcatttgcagtcctcactttttcctggttcATGTGGAAACTCAACACTGTCAGAGTGACAAAGAGACGCCAGTCATAGAGTACTATAGCACAGagactggcccttcagcccaaaccggtccatgctgaccaaaatgtttgTCAACACTGACCtcattccctgcacttggcccatatccttctcaagttttcctatccatgtattcgtTGAAacaccttttcaatgttgttgatgtacctgcttcaaccacttccactggcagctgttTCCCCAGGCGAATAGACTCTATAAATATTTTGCCCCACATCTTTTCttccatctttctcctctcaccataaaaacgCGCCCTTGGTCTAGAAATCCTCCCCCTAGGGAAGAGACAGCTACCATTAACCCAACTGTCCCCCTCATGGTTTGAAAATATTGCATctcaacttcctctgctccactagaaaaacatc
The sequence above is drawn from the Hemiscyllium ocellatum isolate sHemOce1 chromosome 27 unlocalized genomic scaffold, sHemOce1.pat.X.cur. SUPER_27_unloc_16, whole genome shotgun sequence genome and encodes:
- the LOC132807376 gene encoding zinc finger protein 239-like codes for the protein MEKPWKCGDCGKGFRVPSALETHRRSHTREKPFSCPECGKAFSDSSALLRHRRVHTGERPFSCPECRKSFSDSSARLRHLRVHTGERPFSCLKCGKAFNDSSALIRHQRLHTGERPFRCPDCGKVFTRSSHLVIHQRVHTGEKPFPCPKCGKAFSDSSDLLAHRRVHTGERPFTCSVCGKCFTCSSDLLKHQRVHTGERPYSCSECGKGFTQASHLLTHRWVHTGERPFTCLECGKGFAVSSSLLTHQRVHTGERPFACPECGQRFTMSCSLNKHQRRHQCSQQSDSAGNAAEGHPQD